A stretch of the Leptospira stimsonii genome encodes the following:
- a CDS encoding SRPBCC family protein gives MKIILYIVGGLVALIVALAWIAPKDFQLEREIVIHKSKRQVFDHIKYLKNHEQWNAWSKKDPNMKKEFKGVDGTVGFTSAWESNHPEVGTAEQEIKSIIDGERFETQIRFKKPFEASFTSYATTKTVGENQTKVSLGMYDRMSFPMTVISFLVNVCFDQQKKIINNMDESLKNLKTILEK, from the coding sequence ATGAAGATTATATTATACATAGTCGGCGGATTGGTCGCGCTCATTGTAGCTCTTGCATGGATCGCACCGAAAGACTTTCAACTCGAACGAGAAATCGTGATCCATAAATCGAAAAGGCAAGTTTTCGATCATATCAAATATTTAAAGAATCACGAACAATGGAATGCTTGGTCTAAAAAAGATCCGAATATGAAAAAAGAATTCAAAGGAGTCGACGGAACTGTCGGTTTCACGAGCGCTTGGGAGAGCAATCATCCTGAGGTGGGGACAGCGGAACAGGAAATTAAAAGTATTATAGATGGGGAGAGGTTCGAAACTCAAATTCGTTTTAAAAAACCGTTTGAGGCGAGTTTTACTTCGTACGCCACCACAAAAACCGTGGGAGAAAATCAAACCAAGGTTTCTCTGGGTATGTACGATCGTATGTCTTTTCCGATGACCGTGATCAGTTTTCTCGTGAACGTTTGTTTTGATCAGCAGAAGAAGATCATTAACAATATGGATGAAAGTCTCAAGAATTTAAAAACGATTCTTGAAAAATAA
- a CDS encoding RecQ family ATP-dependent DNA helicase encodes MPSVSELKTFFGISSFRTSQERIISDVLSGRNCLVIMPTGMGKSICYQLPALAMDGLTIVISPLIALMQDQVSKLKALGIDAGYINSSLSKEDRIRSYENLKNGKYKILYVSPERFRKRAFLDALHGRTVSLLAIDEAHCISQWGHDFRPDYTKISEFREILRNPVTIALTATATSEIQKDIVRQIGLNESEIEIYNEGICRPNLFLDVRTFVDEPSKMDAIVDLLKVQKESTIVYFNLIKNIEKFSEKLDIQKIPHRIYHGQLAPDQRKRVQNQFLKSDNTILLATNAFGMGVDKPNIRTIIHAELPSSLESYYQEIGRAGRDGNSSDCHVFYIQDDLTVLMEFIEWQNPDEIFIGRVFQTMQHLGEKLSSLTYEELQSKVVHRNRGDHRLQTVLNLFERHGVTSGELERNSLRLRGPLPDALLSPELLDLKKKTSLKRLYQMLLYLKSEKCRREFVYEYFNATFPGCGNCDVCRSEKKSDL; translated from the coding sequence ATGCCTTCCGTCTCCGAACTCAAAACTTTTTTTGGAATTTCCTCTTTCCGAACTTCACAAGAGAGAATCATTTCGGATGTTCTTTCCGGAAGGAATTGTCTTGTGATCATGCCGACCGGAATGGGAAAATCGATCTGCTATCAGTTGCCCGCTCTGGCGATGGACGGATTGACGATCGTTATTTCGCCGTTAATCGCTTTGATGCAAGATCAGGTTTCCAAGTTAAAAGCGCTCGGAATAGACGCGGGTTATATCAATTCCTCTTTGTCCAAAGAAGATCGGATTCGTAGCTATGAGAATTTAAAAAACGGAAAGTATAAGATTCTCTACGTTTCCCCGGAAAGATTTCGGAAGCGTGCGTTCTTGGATGCTCTGCATGGAAGAACGGTCTCCTTACTCGCGATCGACGAGGCGCATTGTATCAGTCAATGGGGTCATGACTTCCGTCCGGATTATACGAAAATTTCCGAATTTCGGGAAATTCTCCGCAATCCCGTTACGATCGCGTTAACCGCAACGGCGACTTCAGAAATACAGAAGGACATTGTTCGTCAAATCGGTTTAAACGAATCCGAAATCGAAATTTATAACGAAGGAATCTGTAGACCGAATTTGTTTTTGGACGTTCGAACTTTTGTGGATGAGCCTTCCAAGATGGATGCGATCGTCGATCTTTTAAAAGTGCAGAAAGAAAGTACGATCGTTTACTTCAATTTAATCAAGAATATAGAAAAGTTTAGCGAGAAACTCGATATACAGAAAATTCCGCATCGAATCTACCACGGGCAATTGGCGCCGGATCAAAGAAAACGTGTTCAAAATCAATTTTTAAAATCGGACAATACGATTCTTCTTGCGACCAATGCTTTCGGGATGGGCGTGGACAAGCCGAATATTCGGACGATCATTCACGCTGAACTTCCTTCTTCGTTGGAAAGTTATTATCAGGAGATCGGGCGTGCAGGAAGAGACGGAAATTCTTCCGATTGCCACGTTTTTTATATTCAAGACGATCTAACCGTACTAATGGAATTTATCGAGTGGCAGAATCCGGACGAGATTTTTATCGGAAGAGTTTTTCAAACGATGCAACACCTCGGTGAAAAGCTGTCGTCCTTGACCTACGAAGAATTACAATCCAAGGTCGTTCATCGCAATCGTGGGGACCATCGTCTTCAAACGGTGCTCAATCTTTTTGAAAGACACGGAGTTACCTCCGGAGAATTGGAAAGAAATTCTTTACGATTGAGAGGCCCTTTGCCGGACGCACTTCTTTCTCCGGAGCTTTTGGATTTAAAGAAGAAAACAAGTCTTAAACGTTTGTATCAGATGCTTCTCTATCTCAAATCAGAGAAATGTAGAAGGGAATTCGTTTACGAATATTTTAATGCGACATTTCCCGGTTGTGGAAATTGCGACGTGTGTCGATCGGAGAAAAAATCCGATCTTTGA
- a CDS encoding SRPBCC family protein: MKEKERLFPAKISEREIVSTRVFDAPRDLVFEAWTNPDHLKLWWGPKDFKNTFFEFDLKPGGNWRFVMHGPDGTDYQNHCVYVEIQKPEKLRFEHVSQHHYVAAIDFEEVGNQTKVSFGMTFDTAEEFEKVKKYIEIGNEQNFDRLETELVRMAL; the protein is encoded by the coding sequence ATGAAGGAAAAAGAAAGACTATTCCCGGCGAAGATTTCCGAAAGAGAAATCGTAAGCACGAGAGTTTTCGACGCGCCGAGGGATCTAGTTTTCGAGGCATGGACAAATCCGGATCATCTGAAGCTCTGGTGGGGACCAAAGGATTTTAAAAACACGTTTTTTGAATTCGATCTTAAACCCGGAGGGAATTGGAGATTTGTGATGCACGGACCTGACGGAACCGACTATCAAAATCATTGTGTTTATGTGGAAATCCAAAAGCCGGAAAAACTTCGATTCGAACATGTTTCTCAACATCACTATGTAGCGGCGATTGATTTTGAAGAAGTGGGAAATCAAACGAAGGTTTCTTTCGGAATGACCTTCGACACTGCGGAAGAATTCGAGAAAGTCAAAAAATACATCGAAATCGGAAACGAACAAAACTTTGACAGACTGGAAACAGAACTTGTAAGAATGGCTCTCTAA
- a CDS encoding DoxX family protein: MNKDKIKNIIYWVTTVMVAANYAFAAYAYTTQGPEVVEGMTKLGYPLYFVTLLGVWKLLGAIAISVPKFPLLKEWAYAGMFFNLTSASISNGISGFETAHIVMPLVGVVLVALSWALRPESRRLPGVWSL, encoded by the coding sequence ATGAACAAGGATAAAATCAAAAACATCATCTACTGGGTAACGACGGTTATGGTCGCCGCAAACTACGCGTTCGCCGCTTACGCATATACAACGCAAGGACCGGAAGTAGTTGAAGGAATGACCAAACTCGGCTATCCCCTCTACTTCGTCACTCTTCTCGGAGTTTGGAAACTTCTCGGCGCGATCGCTATCAGCGTCCCGAAATTCCCTCTTCTAAAAGAATGGGCTTATGCGGGAATGTTTTTCAACCTCACCTCCGCTTCCATCTCCAACGGAATTTCCGGTTTCGAAACCGCGCACATCGTTATGCCCCTCGTAGGCGTTGTGTTAGTCGCTCTTTCATGGGCGCTTCGTCCCGAAAGCAGAAGACTTCCCGGAGTCTGGAGTTTATAA
- a CDS encoding SRPBCC family protein — MANNDRTINEVVITRIFDAPRELVFKAWTDPEHLMRWWGPKNFTSPACRIDFRVGGKYVFGLRSPEGQEFWSTGFFREIVIPEKIVYSDSFADENGNPVPASHYGFKGEFPETTTVSLLFEKIENKTKLTLRHIGLPAGEISEMTKASWNEMIDKLDESLK, encoded by the coding sequence ATGGCAAACAATGATCGAACGATAAACGAAGTTGTTATCACAAGAATCTTCGACGCTCCGAGAGAACTCGTTTTCAAAGCCTGGACGGATCCGGAACATCTGATGCGTTGGTGGGGACCGAAAAACTTCACATCCCCCGCTTGCAGAATCGATTTTCGAGTCGGCGGGAAGTATGTCTTCGGGTTACGTTCCCCGGAGGGTCAAGAGTTTTGGAGCACGGGATTCTTTCGTGAAATCGTAATACCGGAAAAGATCGTATATTCTGATTCGTTCGCCGACGAAAACGGAAATCCGGTTCCAGCTTCTCATTACGGTTTTAAAGGGGAATTTCCCGAAACGACCACCGTCTCTCTTTTGTTCGAAAAAATCGAAAACAAGACAAAACTTACCTTAAGACATATCGGACTTCCTGCCGGAGAGATTAGCGAAATGACGAAGGCAAGTTGGAACGAGATGATCGATAAACTGGATGAAAGTTTAAAATAG
- a CDS encoding MFS transporter, with amino-acid sequence MDINTNLAGRKEWIGLAVISLPCLLYAMDLTVLYLAVPHLTEDLKPSGSQLLWIVDIYGFMVAGFLVTMGTLGDRIGRRKLLMIGAFAFGVASVLAAFSRTAEMLIATRALLGITAATLAPSTLSLIRNMFLDSQERTFAIGIWGMSFSIGGAIGPLIGGLLLEHFWWGSVFLLSVPVMILLLIVGPKLLPEFKDPNAGRLDILSAVLSLVSVLSVIFGLKQIAEHGWSLLSVLTIVLGLLVGALFIRRQKNLKDPMIDLELFRVPAFSAALIANSLTIFVGLGSFLFSAQYLQLVLGLSPMEAGLWTLPSAGGNVVGSMTVPMLVRKIRPVLIVAGGLILTVIGMSLYSLVDEQNGLAYIVFGSVILSLGICSVVIIGTDLIVGSAPPEKAGAAASISETGTEFGGVLGIAVLGSIGTAVYKNRMEGIELDGLTPELVDAAHGTLGAAVAIAKELPEQLGHSLLIPAKQAFTDSFQIVSILCAGIALVLAITVIAFRKSLGREEEV; translated from the coding sequence ATGGACATCAATACAAATTTAGCGGGAAGAAAAGAATGGATCGGGCTCGCCGTGATCTCGCTTCCCTGTTTACTCTACGCAATGGATCTTACCGTCCTCTACCTTGCGGTTCCCCATCTTACCGAGGATTTAAAACCTTCGGGATCTCAACTCCTTTGGATCGTCGATATCTACGGCTTTATGGTCGCCGGTTTTTTGGTCACGATGGGAACTTTAGGAGATAGAATCGGAAGAAGAAAACTTCTGATGATCGGTGCTTTTGCTTTCGGAGTGGCCTCGGTACTCGCGGCGTTTTCCAGAACTGCGGAAATGTTGATCGCGACTAGAGCGCTACTCGGAATCACGGCCGCCACCTTAGCGCCGTCGACCCTATCATTGATTCGTAATATGTTTTTGGATTCGCAGGAAAGAACTTTTGCAATTGGAATCTGGGGAATGAGTTTTTCCATAGGAGGAGCGATCGGCCCGTTGATCGGAGGATTACTCCTAGAACATTTCTGGTGGGGTTCCGTGTTTCTTCTCAGCGTCCCTGTCATGATTCTTCTTTTGATCGTAGGCCCGAAACTTTTGCCTGAATTTAAGGATCCGAACGCCGGTAGATTGGATATCCTCAGCGCAGTTCTATCCTTAGTTTCCGTCCTTTCCGTGATCTTCGGATTAAAACAAATCGCGGAACACGGTTGGAGTCTTTTGTCCGTTCTGACAATCGTATTAGGATTGTTAGTTGGAGCGCTCTTTATCCGCAGACAAAAGAATCTAAAAGATCCGATGATCGATCTCGAACTCTTCCGGGTTCCAGCTTTTAGTGCCGCGCTCATCGCGAATAGCCTAACGATCTTTGTGGGATTGGGAAGTTTTCTCTTCTCAGCACAGTATCTTCAATTGGTCCTCGGATTATCCCCAATGGAAGCCGGCCTTTGGACTTTGCCTTCCGCAGGGGGGAACGTTGTAGGATCGATGACGGTACCGATGCTCGTAAGAAAAATTCGCCCAGTCTTGATCGTCGCTGGCGGTTTAATTCTAACGGTGATTGGAATGTCGCTCTACTCGCTCGTGGACGAACAAAACGGATTGGCATACATTGTCTTCGGATCGGTGATTCTATCCTTAGGAATCTGCTCGGTTGTAATTATCGGGACCGATCTCATCGTCGGTTCGGCTCCGCCGGAAAAGGCAGGAGCCGCGGCATCCATTTCCGAAACGGGAACTGAATTCGGAGGAGTTCTCGGAATCGCAGTGTTGGGTAGCATCGGAACGGCCGTCTATAAAAACCGGATGGAAGGAATCGAGTTGGACGGACTGACTCCCGAGTTAGTGGATGCCGCCCATGGAACGTTAGGCGCCGCCGTGGCCATAGCAAAAGAATTGCCTGAACAACTCGGACATTCTCTCCTCATTCCCGCCAAACAAGCGTTCACCGATTCCTTTCAGATAGTCTCGATTCTTTGCGCCGGAATCGCATTGGTTTTGGCGATAACCGTCATCGCATTTCGCAAGAGCTTAGGAAGAGAAGAAGAAGTATGA
- a CDS encoding SRPBCC family protein, with protein MSLIKLTLLSIVGLLIVVIVILLVYASTKPNDFRYERSIVIQAPPEKVYPLISDFHTWAQWSPWEKIDPSMKKTYSGPANGIGTVYEWEGNKDIGKGRMEITDANSPSKIVIKLDFLVPFEAHNTAEFTLVKSGDSTQVTWVMFGKNIFFSKIMGIFLNMDVMIGKQFETGLINLKRLGEGK; from the coding sequence ATGTCTTTGATCAAACTTACTTTACTTTCGATCGTCGGCCTTCTGATCGTCGTCATCGTAATCCTTCTCGTGTATGCGAGTACAAAGCCGAACGACTTTCGTTACGAAAGATCGATCGTTATCCAAGCTCCTCCAGAGAAAGTATATCCGTTGATAAGCGACTTCCATACTTGGGCCCAGTGGTCGCCGTGGGAAAAAATCGATCCGTCGATGAAGAAGACCTATAGCGGACCTGCCAACGGAATCGGCACCGTTTACGAATGGGAAGGAAACAAGGATATCGGAAAAGGTCGTATGGAAATTACGGATGCGAATTCTCCCTCTAAAATCGTCATCAAATTGGATTTTTTGGTTCCATTCGAAGCTCACAATACCGCAGAGTTTACTTTAGTTAAGAGCGGCGATTCAACTCAGGTAACTTGGGTTATGTTCGGAAAAAATATCTTCTTCTCTAAGATTATGGGAATCTTCCTGAATATGGATGTGATGATCGGAAAACAATTTGAAACCGGCCTGATAAACCTAAAAAGACTTGGAGAAGGAAAATAA
- a CDS encoding SRPBCC family protein: MNSSNDHKSNTADREITTSRVFDAPRKLVWKVWTDPNHIGNWWGPNGFTNTIETMEVKPGGIWKLIMHGPDGTDYPNRITYIEVVKPERLVYKHGSDLEDHPGDFHVTVTFEEENGKTKLTMHSLFKTSAARDEVVEKYGAIEGMNQTLNRLGDYLTKVSN, translated from the coding sequence ATGAACTCAAGTAACGATCATAAATCAAACACAGCCGATCGAGAGATCACCACCTCACGCGTGTTTGACGCACCGCGAAAATTGGTCTGGAAGGTTTGGACCGATCCAAATCACATAGGCAACTGGTGGGGACCGAACGGCTTTACGAATACCATCGAAACGATGGAAGTAAAACCGGGTGGGATCTGGAAACTGATCATGCACGGACCGGACGGAACGGATTATCCCAACCGAATCACTTACATCGAAGTCGTGAAACCGGAACGATTGGTTTATAAACACGGCTCCGATCTGGAAGATCACCCCGGCGATTTCCACGTAACCGTTACGTTCGAAGAAGAAAACGGAAAAACAAAACTAACCATGCATTCCCTTTTCAAAACTTCGGCCGCAAGAGACGAGGTTGTGGAAAAATACGGAGCGATAGAAGGAATGAATCAAACTCTCAATCGCCTCGGAGATTATCTTACAAAGGTTTCAAATTAA
- a CDS encoding amidase, which translates to MISNLSWNVMNHSKSKSRSLNSHGTISDISAEIRSGKISPVDIVKNCFSRIEKLNKNLNAFITVLGEQAIEEAKVAEKEIQNGNWKGPLHGIPIGIKDMFDTAGIRTTAGFEHFQNRFPKRDAVAVTKLKEAGAIVIGKTNMHELAIGTTSIESYFGSVHNPWNRQYIAGGSSGGSAVAVASGFCYATLDTDAIGSCRLPAACCGVTGFKPSYGLVNLEGVLAGEKADEKILRIAHAAFMARSALDVKILMDVFLNHETKSEIASSLNSKFRIGYVLNFHATEEIRSTFQKTRDVLFSLGHSFQETELDISPNFDSKTMEQDRKEVNRLFFQEVDLLILPTTTETVPKINAASKKGPIALSADNTFFCNYYGLPAINLPCGFDTKGLPIGFQIVGAPGKEHNVLELARQFQDVTQWHLRFPKG; encoded by the coding sequence ATGATTTCCAATCTAAGCTGGAACGTTATGAATCACTCTAAATCCAAAAGTCGAAGCTTAAACTCACACGGAACGATTTCGGACATAAGCGCGGAAATCCGATCCGGAAAAATTTCTCCCGTTGACATTGTAAAAAACTGTTTTTCAAGAATCGAAAAACTCAATAAGAATCTCAACGCATTCATAACCGTACTCGGCGAACAGGCCATCGAAGAAGCGAAGGTAGCGGAAAAAGAAATTCAGAACGGAAACTGGAAAGGTCCGCTTCACGGTATTCCGATCGGGATCAAAGATATGTTCGATACGGCGGGGATTCGAACGACTGCCGGCTTTGAACACTTTCAAAATCGATTTCCGAAGCGGGATGCGGTAGCGGTAACAAAACTCAAAGAAGCCGGGGCGATCGTAATCGGAAAAACGAATATGCACGAACTTGCGATAGGAACTACTTCGATCGAAAGCTATTTCGGCTCCGTGCACAACCCTTGGAATCGGCAATACATCGCAGGGGGTTCCTCGGGAGGCTCTGCAGTCGCCGTCGCATCCGGATTTTGTTATGCGACATTAGATACGGACGCGATCGGTTCCTGTAGATTGCCGGCCGCCTGTTGCGGGGTAACCGGATTCAAACCGAGCTACGGATTAGTAAACTTGGAAGGAGTTCTTGCCGGCGAAAAAGCGGACGAGAAAATATTAAGAATCGCTCATGCGGCATTCATGGCTCGTAGTGCACTTGACGTAAAAATTTTAATGGACGTATTCTTAAATCACGAAACGAAATCGGAAATCGCATCCTCCCTAAATTCCAAATTTAGAATCGGATACGTTCTCAATTTTCACGCGACCGAAGAAATACGAAGTACGTTTCAAAAGACGAGGGACGTTCTTTTTTCTTTGGGTCATTCGTTTCAAGAAACCGAACTGGATATCTCGCCGAATTTCGATTCTAAAACCATGGAACAAGACAGAAAGGAAGTGAATCGACTTTTCTTTCAGGAAGTCGATCTTCTTATCCTTCCTACAACGACGGAAACCGTTCCCAAAATCAATGCCGCTTCCAAAAAAGGACCGATCGCTCTTTCCGCGGACAACACTTTCTTTTGTAATTACTACGGACTGCCTGCGATCAATCTTCCTTGCGGATTCGATACAAAAGGATTGCCCATCGGTTTCCAGATCGTCGGCGCCCCGGGAAAGGAGCATAACGTTCTAGAATTGGCGCGACAATTTCAAGACGTTACCCAGTGGCACCTGCGTTTTCCGAAGGGTTAA
- a CDS encoding SRPBCC family protein yields the protein MSERKDIQNPEFTFSRTFDFPRELVWKAWTEPKRLAEWWGPKGLKMGVTHLDLKPGGLFHYSMTTPDGQTMWGRFVYKEITPPEKLVYVVSFSDENAGMSLPPMAANWPLEILNTVIFTEEKGKTILSLKGTPINATPEEIKVFGDNFPSMNQGFTGTLDQLEAYLAKQ from the coding sequence ATGAGCGAAAGAAAAGACATTCAAAATCCTGAATTTACCTTTTCAAGAACGTTTGATTTTCCCCGAGAACTCGTTTGGAAAGCTTGGACGGAACCGAAAAGGCTCGCCGAATGGTGGGGGCCGAAAGGACTCAAGATGGGAGTGACTCATCTGGACTTGAAACCGGGAGGATTGTTTCATTACAGTATGACAACTCCGGACGGACAAACCATGTGGGGAAGATTTGTGTATAAAGAGATCACTCCGCCGGAAAAGCTTGTGTATGTGGTTTCCTTTTCGGATGAGAACGCTGGAATGAGTCTCCCTCCTATGGCCGCTAATTGGCCTTTAGAAATTCTCAACACCGTAATTTTTACGGAAGAAAAAGGAAAGACCATTCTCAGCTTAAAAGGAACGCCGATCAACGCGACGCCGGAAGAAATCAAAGTTTTCGGAGACAACTTCCCGTCTATGAATCAGGGCTTTACTGGCACTCTGGATCAACTCGAAGCGTATCTTGCCAAACAGTAA